One window from the genome of Nitrosospira multiformis encodes:
- a CDS encoding CsbD family protein, with translation MNWDQVEGNWKQFKGKVKEQWGKLTDDHLDVIAGKRDQLAGKIQESYGVTKEEAEKQISTWEKNQKDIYPPK, from the coding sequence ATGAACTGGGATCAAGTAGAAGGCAACTGGAAACAATTCAAGGGTAAAGTCAAGGAGCAGTGGGGCAAGCTAACCGACGATCATCTCGATGTGATTGCAGGCAAACGGGATCAGCTCGCGGGGAAGATTCAGGAATCGTATGGGGTTACAAAGGAGGAGGCGGAAAAGCAAATTTCCACCTGGGAGAAAAACCAGAAGGATATCTATCCTCCTAAATAA
- the smpB gene encoding SsrA-binding protein SmpB: protein MSIVQNKKAFHDYFIEEKYETGVVFEGWEVKAIRAGRVQIKEAYVIIRNSELFLIGCHISPLPTASTHINPDPVRTRKLLLHADEIKRLIGKAERAGYTLVPLDMHYKAGKIKLEIGLAKGKKQHDKRESEKQKEWMRDKQRLMRAK, encoded by the coding sequence ATGAGTATTGTTCAGAATAAGAAAGCTTTTCACGATTATTTTATCGAGGAAAAATATGAAACCGGCGTGGTTTTTGAAGGTTGGGAGGTCAAAGCAATCCGTGCGGGACGGGTGCAGATAAAGGAAGCGTACGTCATAATCCGCAACAGCGAATTGTTTCTCATCGGCTGCCATATCAGTCCTTTACCGACGGCATCCACCCATATCAACCCGGACCCGGTCCGCACTCGCAAGTTGCTGCTGCATGCGGATGAAATCAAGCGGCTCATTGGCAAGGCGGAGCGTGCTGGCTACACTCTGGTGCCGCTGGATATGCACTATAAGGCCGGAAAAATCAAACTCGAAATAGGGTTGGCCAAAGGCAAGAAACAGCATGACAAGCGCGAATCCGAGAAACAGAAAGAATGGATGCGTGACAAACAGCGTCTGATGCGCGCGAAATAA
- a CDS encoding hybrid sensor histidine kinase/response regulator, translating to MNIKSFTKFSNVALALLLIGTGALVFHSLSIQQEIYSNERHRFRAVLLADELLQSSEDLTNMARYYVVTGDPKYEQFFFQILDIREGRRPRPLNYSAPYSHLLIAGEISVMEEGDKIPLLELMRREGFSNEEFTLLRESKERSDQLALLEKEAFAAMKGLYDDGQGNFTVHRAPDREFAMNLLFGERYVDKKAAIMAPIQKFLDLFNERMQTESNVGSARLERQIMFEMVLIFITLLATAVIIFYTRLGILQPLAELGRQVAGITRGIRPSRHGGSVSNEVAALGEALVLADAEKRQLLENERLARNEAERASQLKDEFLATLSHELRTPLNAILGWSQLILSGNMKKEDIHRGLETIERNARAQNKLIEDLLEMSSIISGKVRLDMQQLDAAALVEAAVESVNPTVQAKGIILQKNIDRHIGPVSGDSNRLQQIFWNLLSNAIKFTPKGGKIEVVVEQIGSFLEVRINDSGLGISPDFMPYVFDRFRQADASLTRQYGGLGLGLAIVKQLVELHGGTVRAESAGMGKGASFITNLPLATTSDKRKNEPSPLTRDAFEGDHSVLSGVKVLVIDDELDARELIKGILTHYQASVTTAATAIQGLMLLQTGKPDVIISDIGMPEKNGYQFIRDVRNLSGENGGETPAIALTAFARPEDKISAINAGYQGHLTKPVEPRELVAAIIGLVERQ from the coding sequence GTGAACATAAAAAGCTTTACCAAATTTTCCAATGTTGCCCTCGCCTTGCTGCTTATTGGAACCGGGGCACTGGTATTTCATTCGCTGAGCATTCAACAAGAAATTTATAGTAACGAGCGGCATCGATTCCGTGCGGTTCTGCTTGCTGATGAGCTCCTTCAAAGCTCGGAAGACCTCACTAATATGGCGCGCTATTACGTGGTAACCGGGGACCCCAAATATGAGCAATTTTTTTTCCAGATCCTCGATATCCGCGAGGGTAGGCGGCCACGCCCTCTGAATTATTCCGCTCCTTATTCGCACCTGCTGATTGCGGGCGAAATATCTGTTATGGAGGAAGGTGACAAGATTCCATTGCTTGAGCTCATGCGCCGGGAGGGTTTCAGCAACGAGGAATTCACCCTGTTGCGGGAATCCAAGGAGAGATCGGACCAACTGGCTCTTCTCGAAAAAGAGGCATTCGCGGCCATGAAAGGCCTGTATGACGATGGACAGGGTAATTTTACGGTACACCGTGCGCCGGATCGGGAATTTGCCATGAATTTGTTATTTGGCGAACGCTATGTCGACAAAAAAGCCGCCATTATGGCGCCGATCCAGAAATTCCTGGATTTATTCAATGAACGCATGCAGACTGAATCGAACGTTGGCTCCGCCCGGCTCGAGCGCCAGATCATGTTTGAAATGGTGCTCATTTTCATTACGCTGCTTGCTACGGCGGTGATCATTTTTTATACACGTCTCGGGATATTGCAGCCGTTGGCTGAGCTCGGCCGTCAGGTGGCCGGGATCACGCGCGGCATTCGCCCCAGCCGTCATGGCGGAAGTGTAAGCAATGAAGTGGCGGCCCTTGGCGAGGCATTGGTTCTGGCGGACGCGGAGAAGAGACAACTGCTTGAGAATGAACGGTTAGCCAGGAATGAAGCCGAGCGGGCCAGTCAACTGAAGGACGAATTTCTGGCAACTCTCTCTCATGAACTTAGAACCCCGCTCAACGCGATTCTGGGATGGTCCCAACTCATTTTGAGCGGAAACATGAAAAAAGAGGATATTCATCGGGGCTTGGAAACCATAGAACGGAACGCTCGCGCACAAAACAAGCTCATTGAGGATCTCCTCGAAATGAGTAGTATTATTTCTGGAAAGGTCAGACTCGACATGCAGCAATTGGACGCCGCCGCGCTGGTCGAGGCGGCGGTCGAGTCGGTGAATCCGACGGTACAGGCCAAGGGAATCATTCTGCAAAAAAACATCGACCGGCACATCGGCCCAGTCTCGGGTGATTCCAACCGGCTTCAGCAGATCTTCTGGAACCTCCTTTCCAATGCAATAAAATTTACCCCTAAGGGTGGAAAAATTGAAGTTGTGGTTGAACAGATAGGTTCTTTTCTCGAAGTCAGGATCAACGATTCAGGTCTGGGCATTTCACCCGATTTTATGCCCTATGTTTTTGACCGCTTCCGGCAAGCCGATGCTTCACTGACCCGGCAGTATGGCGGTCTCGGTCTGGGTCTTGCCATCGTTAAGCAACTGGTGGAGCTTCATGGTGGAACGGTTCGAGCGGAAAGCGCCGGAATGGGTAAAGGAGCATCATTTATCACAAACCTGCCGCTGGCAACCACTAGTGATAAGCGGAAAAACGAGCCATCGCCGCTGACACGGGATGCCTTCGAAGGCGATCATTCCGTGCTCTCTGGAGTAAAAGTGCTGGTGATTGACGATGAACTGGACGCACGTGAGCTTATCAAGGGAATACTCACTCACTATCAGGCCAGTGTGACCACCGCCGCGACCGCAATACAAGGACTCATGCTTTTACAGACCGGCAAACCCGATGTGATTATTAGCGACATTGGCATGCCGGAGAAAAATGGATATCAGTTCATTCGAGACGTGAGAAATCTTTCCGGTGAAAACGGTGGCGAGACACCGGCTATCGCGCTTACGGCATTCGCCCGTCCGGAAGACAAAATCAGCGCGATAAATGCCGGTTATCAAGGCCACCTCACCAAACCGGTGGAGCCGCGGGAACTCGTCGCCGCAATAATCGGCCTGGTTGAACGGCAATGA
- the guaA gene encoding glutamine-hydrolyzing GMP synthase, translating to MHQKILILDFGSQYTQLIARRVRETNVYCEVHPCDVSSQFIHDFAAQGIILSGGPNSVAEDETPRAPQAVFDLGIPVLGICYGMQVMAAQLGGAVETSKVREFGYAEVRAENRTALMRDIHDRTDAEGKPVLDVWMSHGDKVTALPPGFKVMISNAATPNAAIADEARKFYGMQFHPEVTHTLQGKAIIERFVHEICGAGYDWNMPDFMEEAIGRIRSEVGTDEVILGLSGGVDSSVAAALIHRAIGEQLTCVFVDNGLLRLNEAKQVMDTFSRNLGVKVIHVDAGKEFLGHLQGVADPEQKRRIIGREFVEVFQREAARIANARWLAQGTIYPDVIESAGGKTKKAHTIKSHHNVGGLPDTLHLKLLEPLRELFKDEVRELGLTLGLPHDMVYRHPFPGPGLGVRILGEVKYEYAELLRRADAIFIEELRASGWYEKASQAFAVFLPVKSVGVMGDGRTYDYVVALRAVKTEDFMTAHWVELPYTLLARISNRIVNEVRGINRVVYDISGKPPATIEWE from the coding sequence ATGCATCAAAAAATACTCATCCTCGACTTTGGTTCCCAATATACCCAGTTGATCGCCCGCCGCGTCCGGGAAACCAACGTTTATTGCGAAGTTCATCCCTGCGACGTCAGCTCGCAATTCATCCATGACTTTGCAGCGCAAGGCATTATTCTTTCCGGTGGTCCGAATTCCGTTGCGGAGGATGAAACACCGCGCGCCCCGCAAGCTGTCTTCGACTTGGGTATCCCGGTACTGGGAATTTGCTACGGCATGCAGGTGATGGCTGCGCAGCTGGGCGGCGCGGTTGAAACTTCAAAAGTACGGGAATTTGGCTATGCTGAGGTACGTGCGGAAAATCGAACCGCACTGATGCGTGATATTCACGATCGTACCGATGCGGAAGGCAAACCGGTTCTGGATGTGTGGATGAGTCATGGCGACAAGGTAACGGCGCTTCCTCCCGGTTTCAAGGTGATGATCAGCAATGCCGCCACGCCGAATGCCGCCATAGCGGATGAGGCACGCAAGTTCTATGGCATGCAATTTCATCCCGAGGTCACCCACACCCTGCAAGGCAAGGCCATCATCGAGCGGTTTGTACATGAAATTTGCGGGGCCGGTTACGACTGGAATATGCCCGATTTCATGGAAGAAGCGATCGGCAGGATTCGCTCGGAAGTGGGCACGGATGAAGTGATTCTGGGTCTATCCGGCGGTGTGGATTCATCGGTCGCGGCGGCGCTTATTCATCGCGCAATCGGAGAACAGCTTACCTGCGTATTTGTGGACAATGGTTTGCTGCGATTAAACGAGGCGAAGCAGGTAATGGACACCTTTAGCAGGAACCTGGGTGTCAAAGTCATTCACGTCGACGCCGGCAAAGAATTTCTCGGTCACTTGCAAGGCGTTGCCGATCCCGAACAAAAACGTCGTATTATCGGCCGGGAGTTTGTCGAAGTATTTCAGCGCGAAGCCGCCAGGATCGCCAACGCCCGCTGGCTTGCCCAGGGAACGATCTACCCGGACGTGATTGAATCCGCTGGTGGTAAGACAAAAAAAGCTCATACCATCAAATCCCATCATAACGTCGGCGGCCTGCCCGATACATTGCATTTGAAGTTGCTGGAACCCCTGCGTGAACTGTTCAAGGATGAAGTACGTGAACTTGGCCTGACGCTGGGACTCCCGCACGATATGGTATACCGTCACCCTTTTCCGGGTCCTGGCCTGGGCGTTCGCATTCTTGGCGAGGTCAAGTACGAATATGCCGAGTTGCTGCGGCGTGCCGACGCGATTTTTATCGAAGAATTACGTGCTTCGGGCTGGTATGAAAAAGCCTCGCAAGCCTTTGCCGTCTTCCTGCCGGTAAAATCAGTCGGGGTGATGGGCGATGGACGCACCTATGATTACGTGGTGGCATTAAGAGCGGTCAAAACAGAAGACTTTATGACGGCCCACTGGGTGGAGCTCCCCTATACCCTGCTGGCCAGGATTTCTAATCGTATTGTCAACGAGGTTCGCGGCATCAATCGCGTCGTATACGATATCTCCGGCAAACCACCTGCGACGATTGAATGGGAATAA
- a CDS encoding PEP-CTERM sorting domain-containing protein, which produces MKKSLKYALFVAGMTSLPAMAHIGYTGRNFGTFDDTYAMSTRSDQAVTGNYGWIDGTDADYGDAHKTLAYRFTLLDPTDVTLSFQQATSQVTDHSGNVSTSQLGLMPGFSLFQGLAHVAPMGADYDSSDISKANRPDYSEGSFRALNDWKIGNAPDTVNGIPAALSFFKYIGHAYDGTGFGSDGTADGMVSHTFMNLAPGDYSVFLGGADYLSQDISNPNLLNKYGVTGTLVAGVVPEPETYAMLLAGLGLMGAMVRRRKSRGNT; this is translated from the coding sequence ATGAAAAAATCACTTAAATACGCACTTTTCGTGGCTGGAATGACTTCCCTGCCCGCGATGGCCCACATCGGCTATACCGGCCGCAATTTCGGCACCTTTGACGACACTTACGCCATGTCCACCCGGTCGGACCAGGCGGTGACGGGTAACTACGGCTGGATCGACGGAACAGATGCCGACTACGGCGATGCGCATAAAACACTCGCGTACCGGTTTACATTGCTTGACCCCACCGACGTGACGCTCTCATTCCAGCAGGCAACTTCTCAAGTCACCGACCATAGCGGCAATGTCTCCACTTCGCAACTCGGACTGATGCCTGGTTTCTCGCTCTTTCAGGGACTTGCACACGTTGCCCCGATGGGGGCGGATTATGATTCTTCGGACATATCCAAGGCCAACCGGCCTGATTATTCTGAAGGCTCATTCAGAGCACTGAACGACTGGAAAATCGGTAACGCCCCGGATACCGTCAATGGCATACCTGCCGCCTTGAGTTTCTTCAAATATATCGGTCATGCCTATGACGGTACAGGCTTTGGCTCGGATGGCACAGCGGACGGTATGGTGTCGCATACTTTCATGAACCTGGCACCCGGTGATTACTCGGTATTCCTGGGGGGAGCGGACTATCTGTCTCAGGACATCTCCAACCCAAATCTTCTGAATAAATATGGTGTTACCGGCACCTTGGTAGCCGGTGTGGTACCCGAACCTGAAACCTACGCCATGCTCCTGGCGGGACTGGGGTTGATGGGCGCTATGGTACGCCGGCGTAAATCACGTGGGAATACCTAG
- a CDS encoding PEP-CTERM sorting domain-containing protein, whose amino-acid sequence MNRFKKRLRLAVASSVAGSLLALAPVTHAAPNTFDDNTFGVAYGVSNGGSNPFFPIFQADATGSASSVEVANASGWTVDTMGNTLSLTWNKAAEFMNSGSPAFIGFKITDTGNHLADFLGASVTNTTYTPSTYGNLVEGFDQAHVTFDANNIYVNLNTAMWHAAPMASMGDPLRDHIALSVNFQSAPPIPEPETYAMLLAGLGLMGAIVRRHQRSLGNHGE is encoded by the coding sequence ATGAATAGATTCAAGAAACGCCTGAGGCTGGCTGTCGCAAGTTCTGTGGCAGGCTCCCTGCTCGCCCTTGCGCCTGTGACTCACGCGGCGCCCAATACTTTTGATGACAACACATTCGGAGTGGCTTACGGTGTTTCAAACGGGGGGAGCAATCCCTTCTTTCCGATTTTTCAAGCCGATGCCACAGGCAGCGCGAGCTCCGTTGAGGTTGCCAATGCGTCTGGCTGGACCGTGGATACCATGGGTAACACCTTATCACTCACCTGGAACAAGGCTGCCGAATTCATGAATTCCGGCAGCCCCGCATTTATCGGCTTCAAGATCACCGATACCGGCAACCACTTGGCCGATTTCCTGGGTGCTTCAGTCACGAATACGACTTACACCCCTTCAACCTATGGCAATCTGGTGGAAGGATTTGACCAAGCCCATGTAACATTCGACGCAAATAATATTTATGTCAACCTGAACACAGCCATGTGGCATGCCGCCCCCATGGCCAGCATGGGTGATCCCTTGCGTGATCACATTGCGTTGTCCGTGAACTTTCAATCGGCACCTCCCATTCCCGAACCGGAAACTTATGCCATGTTGTTGGCAGGCCTGGGTCTGATGGGCGCTATCGTCAGGAGGCACCAACGCAGTCTTGGCAATCATGGCGAATAA
- a CDS encoding lmo0937 family membrane protein → MLYTIAVVLIILWLLGLVSSYTMGGFIHILLVIAIVVVLLRIISGRKPL, encoded by the coding sequence ATGCTCTATACCATCGCTGTCGTTCTGATCATTTTATGGCTGCTTGGGTTGGTGAGTTCTTACACCATGGGTGGTTTCATCCATATTCTGTTGGTGATCGCCATCGTGGTGGTGTTACTTAGAATCATTAGTGGACGCAAACCCCTGTGA
- the guaB gene encoding IMP dehydrogenase produces MRLVEKALTFDDVLLLPAHSGVLPRNVNLTTRLTRAISLNIPLVSAAMDTVTDSRLAIALAQEGGIGIIHKNMPAEDQAAHVAKVKRFESGVVKEPITIPPDMTVREVLNLIHRYKISGLPVVEGSKVVGIVTNRDLRFETNLDQPIKNIMTLKERLVTVKEGTTREEAMALLHKHRLERVLVVNGDFELCGLITVKDIIKTSEHPSACKDDLGRLRVGAAVGVGEGSDERAEALAEAGVDVIVVDTAHGHSQSVLERVQWVKKRFPQIQVIGGNIATAAAAKALVDHGADGVKVGIGPGSICTTRIVAGVGVPQITAIKNVSDALNNTGVPLIADGGIRYSGDIAKAIAAGASSVMLGGLFAGTEESPGEIELFQGRSYKTYRGMGSLSAMQQGSSDRYFQEAGQDTEKLVPEGVEGRVPFKGSVIAVIHQLIGGIRSGMGYLGCGTIDEMHAKAEFIEITSAGIRESHVHNVQITKEAPNYHVE; encoded by the coding sequence ATGCGATTGGTTGAAAAAGCTCTGACTTTTGATGATGTTTTGCTGCTTCCCGCCCACTCCGGGGTTTTGCCGCGCAATGTTAATTTAACCACCCGGCTCACCCGCGCAATTTCCCTCAACATTCCACTGGTTTCCGCCGCCATGGATACGGTAACCGACTCGCGGCTTGCCATTGCCCTCGCGCAGGAAGGTGGCATCGGCATCATCCACAAGAATATGCCTGCGGAAGATCAGGCAGCCCATGTAGCCAAAGTCAAACGCTTCGAAAGCGGTGTGGTGAAGGAACCGATCACCATTCCCCCGGACATGACCGTCCGCGAAGTGCTCAATCTCATCCACCGGTACAAGATATCCGGTTTGCCGGTGGTGGAAGGCTCGAAAGTCGTGGGTATCGTCACCAACCGGGATCTGCGCTTCGAAACCAATCTGGATCAACCCATCAAGAACATCATGACGCTGAAAGAGCGGCTGGTGACAGTCAAAGAAGGGACGACTCGTGAAGAAGCAATGGCGTTGCTGCATAAACACCGGCTGGAGAGAGTACTGGTGGTAAATGGCGATTTCGAGTTGTGCGGATTAATTACCGTGAAGGACATTATCAAAACTTCGGAACATCCCAGTGCGTGCAAGGATGATCTGGGCCGTTTACGCGTGGGGGCTGCGGTTGGAGTCGGCGAAGGCAGCGACGAACGCGCGGAAGCGTTGGCTGAAGCAGGCGTGGATGTGATCGTGGTGGATACGGCTCACGGTCATTCCCAGAGCGTACTTGAGCGGGTACAGTGGGTCAAGAAGCGCTTTCCTCAAATTCAGGTTATCGGCGGCAATATTGCCACTGCTGCTGCGGCCAAGGCGCTGGTCGATCACGGAGCCGACGGCGTAAAAGTTGGAATAGGTCCCGGCTCGATTTGTACCACGCGCATTGTCGCCGGTGTGGGCGTACCGCAAATCACCGCGATCAAGAACGTATCGGACGCATTGAACAACACCGGCGTGCCGCTGATTGCCGATGGAGGCATCCGCTATTCCGGCGATATCGCTAAGGCCATCGCCGCCGGCGCCAGTTCCGTAATGCTGGGTGGATTGTTTGCCGGCACCGAAGAGTCTCCCGGAGAAATTGAACTCTTCCAGGGGCGATCTTATAAAACCTATCGCGGTATGGGCTCGCTTTCCGCCATGCAGCAAGGTTCCAGTGACCGCTATTTCCAGGAAGCCGGACAAGACACTGAGAAACTGGTGCCCGAAGGCGTGGAAGGCCGTGTACCTTTCAAGGGCAGCGTAATCGCCGTGATCCATCAGCTCATAGGCGGTATACGCTCGGGCATGGGTTATCTCGGCTGTGGAACCATTGACGAAATGCACGCCAAAGCCGAGTTCATTGAAATCACCTCCGCCGGTATCCGCGAATCTCATGTTCATAACGTCCAGATCACCAAGGAGGCGCCAAATTATCACGTGGAATAG
- a CDS encoding SRPBCC family protein, with the protein MKIIATSVTFLPLLLLGEPVLAEGGKQSEKLNTSTVNSAAQIVQPHNSDIRVKVENDGEQIIVKATFTVPAAPQQVWAVLTDFDNISNFISSIQSSKVVGRSGDDIHVSQHAIEKYAFLTISLESVRKINLTPFKKIHERMISGSMRKMEETTQLLPEGNHTRIVYHAEIIPDVWILRFIGPHFIENEARKQFQEISNEIIRRKQLAVTTG; encoded by the coding sequence ATGAAGATAATTGCTACATCTGTCACTTTTCTGCCTCTCCTGCTTCTCGGCGAACCAGTGCTGGCGGAAGGAGGAAAGCAGTCAGAGAAGTTAAATACGTCAACCGTGAATTCAGCCGCGCAGATTGTCCAGCCTCACAATTCTGACATTAGGGTTAAAGTTGAGAATGATGGTGAACAAATCATTGTGAAGGCAACTTTTACTGTTCCGGCTGCGCCTCAGCAAGTCTGGGCGGTGCTGACCGACTTCGATAACATATCCAACTTTATTTCCAGCATCCAGTCCAGCAAAGTGGTCGGAAGATCGGGCGATGATATACATGTCTCCCAGCACGCGATAGAAAAATATGCCTTTCTAACGATTTCGCTTGAATCAGTACGAAAAATTAATTTGACCCCTTTCAAGAAAATCCATGAACGCATGATTAGCGGCAGCATGCGCAAAATGGAAGAAACGACACAACTATTGCCAGAGGGAAATCACACGCGTATTGTTTATCATGCGGAGATTATTCCTGATGTCTGGATTCTGCGGTTTATAGGACCCCACTTCATCGAGAACGAAGCGCGAAAGCAATTCCAGGAAATATCCAACGAAATAATCAGAAGAAAACAACTGGCAGTCACCACTGGATAG
- a CDS encoding sulfate ABC transporter substrate-binding protein, with amino-acid sequence MSLYRSHFIFALLVILLSLGVAAAALHSYSSKADPAWEMYEDFNEAFVRHWKARSGVAVTVKQAHGGSGVPVRAVMNGLGVVTLALSYDAEALKKNTRFTLPDWQGSSPQSSPYTSTIVFLVRKGNPKQLKDWDDLVQQGVEVITPNPKTSSDARWNYLAAWGYALQQPGGNEASALEFVRKLFANVKAGDAGTRNAMTNFVERGIGDVLLVWENEAHRVVRDHGGDKFEVVAPSMSIMAEPTVSIVDNAATDGERDVARAYIDYLYTAKAQDIAGKHHYRPRDERIAAKYATQLPSMDLFTVDEVFGGWNLAESRHFAHGGVFDQIQAK; translated from the coding sequence ATGAGTTTATATCGCTCCCATTTTATTTTTGCGCTCCTCGTAATTCTGCTTAGTTTAGGAGTTGCCGCCGCCGCCCTGCATTCCTATAGCAGCAAGGCTGATCCCGCGTGGGAAATGTACGAGGATTTCAACGAGGCATTTGTCAGGCACTGGAAAGCGCGGTCCGGTGTCGCTGTTACGGTCAAACAGGCACACGGTGGATCCGGCGTGCCCGTACGTGCCGTGATGAATGGGCTTGGTGTCGTTACACTTGCCTTATCTTATGATGCTGAGGCACTCAAAAAGAATACCCGATTCACTTTGCCCGATTGGCAGGGATCTTCGCCGCAAAGCTCGCCCTATACTTCGACCATTGTGTTCCTGGTGCGTAAAGGCAACCCCAAGCAACTAAAAGATTGGGACGATCTCGTACAGCAGGGGGTCGAAGTGATTACCCCCAATCCAAAAACTTCAAGCGACGCTCGCTGGAATTATCTGGCGGCATGGGGTTATGCGCTCCAGCAACCCGGTGGCAATGAAGCAAGCGCACTTGAATTTGTCAGGAAATTGTTTGCCAATGTCAAAGCAGGGGACGCCGGGACCCGTAACGCGATGACAAACTTTGTTGAGCGTGGCATCGGCGACGTGCTGCTGGTGTGGGAAAACGAAGCTCATCGGGTTGTCAGGGACCATGGTGGCGACAAGTTTGAGGTAGTCGCTCCGTCCATGTCGATCATGGCCGAACCCACAGTCAGTATTGTGGACAATGCGGCCACCGATGGTGAGCGCGACGTGGCTCGAGCGTATATCGATTATCTCTATACCGCCAAAGCTCAGGATATCGCGGGTAAACACCACTATCGCCCACGCGATGAAAGGATAGCCGCAAAATACGCGACGCAACTCCCATCAATGGATCTATTTACCGTTGACGAGGTTTTTGGCGGTTGGAATCTGGCGGAAAGCAGGCATTTTGCCCATGGCGGCGTTTTTGATCAGATACAAGCCAAATAA
- a CDS encoding RnfH family protein → MGIHERTIEIEVVYALPDNQFVRRLNPPVGITARQAVELSGIINLCPEIDLSQNKLGVFGKLVKPDTILRDCDRVEIYRPLAVDPGEARRKRKEDFKATKKNRDTGVDAPRNVPL, encoded by the coding sequence ATGGGCATTCATGAACGCACGATAGAGATTGAAGTCGTTTATGCGTTGCCGGACAATCAGTTTGTACGGCGGTTGAATCCGCCGGTTGGAATCACCGCGCGGCAGGCGGTGGAGCTTTCCGGCATCATCAACCTGTGTCCTGAAATTGATCTTTCACAAAACAAGCTGGGCGTATTTGGCAAATTGGTCAAACCCGATACAATTCTGCGTGATTGCGATCGTGTGGAAATCTACCGGCCATTGGCTGTCGATCCCGGAGAGGCGCGCAGGAAACGTAAGGAAGATTTCAAGGCAACGAAGAAAAATAGAGATACCGGCGTAGACGCACCCAGGAACGTCCCCCTGTGA
- a CDS encoding type II toxin-antitoxin system RatA family toxin, translating to MADIEKSVLVGYSASQMFALVDGVEAYPDFLPWCGGSSVRHQSETVTHATIMINYHHIKHSFTTENTRHPPELINITLLDGPFQNLDGHWRFIPLSEDACKIEFRLHYTFSHIFLEKLVGPVFFIIANSFVEAFIARAEVVYGHS from the coding sequence ATGGCTGACATAGAAAAATCAGTTCTGGTCGGTTATTCCGCGAGCCAGATGTTCGCGCTGGTGGACGGGGTTGAAGCGTATCCCGATTTTCTACCGTGGTGCGGCGGTTCATCCGTGAGGCATCAGAGTGAAACCGTTACCCATGCGACGATCATGATCAATTATCACCATATCAAGCACAGCTTCACCACCGAGAATACCCGACACCCACCCGAATTGATTAACATAACACTGCTGGACGGACCCTTTCAAAACCTGGATGGCCACTGGCGTTTCATTCCCCTGTCGGAAGATGCCTGCAAGATAGAGTTTCGCCTACACTACACGTTCTCGCACATATTTCTGGAAAAGCTGGTAGGACCGGTATTCTTCATTATCGCCAACAGCTTTGTGGAAGCATTTATCGCACGGGCGGAAGTGGTTTATGGGCATTCATGA
- a CDS encoding BON domain-containing protein, whose translation MNTKNRLLVLTITLIGALSIAGCGKSGEKAAPPEAPKPEAKTTVGTEIDDSTITTKVKSALLANEDVKSFDIKVETRKGEVQLSGFVDNQAQIDRAITVARGVEGVKNVDNKMNLKITTTTIGDKIDDAVITAKVKAALLADESIKSFDIAAVTRDGEVQLSGFVDNQTQIDQATAIARGVEGVKNVINELSIKK comes from the coding sequence ATGAATACCAAAAATAGATTACTCGTTCTGACCATCACACTCATCGGCGCGCTATCTATTGCCGGATGTGGAAAAAGCGGGGAGAAAGCGGCGCCGCCTGAGGCGCCTAAGCCCGAGGCTAAAACCACAGTAGGGACGGAAATCGATGACAGCACCATCACCACCAAGGTGAAATCGGCGCTACTGGCCAATGAGGATGTCAAGAGTTTTGATATCAAGGTCGAGACACGCAAAGGCGAGGTTCAACTTAGTGGTTTTGTGGATAACCAGGCTCAGATCGATCGGGCCATTACGGTCGCCCGTGGAGTCGAGGGTGTCAAAAACGTGGACAATAAGATGAACTTAAAGATTACCACGACGACGATAGGCGACAAAATAGATGATGCCGTCATTACTGCCAAGGTAAAAGCCGCGCTGCTTGCCGATGAGAGTATTAAGAGCTTTGATATTGCCGCAGTGACGCGCGACGGTGAGGTCCAGCTTAGCGGTTTTGTGGACAATCAGACTCAGATCGACCAGGCAACGGCGATCGCGCGTGGAGTCGAGGGCGTGAAGAATGTGATTAATGAACTGAGCATCAAGAAGTAA